The Apus apus isolate bApuApu2 chromosome 8, bApuApu2.pri.cur, whole genome shotgun sequence genome has a window encoding:
- the UTS2B gene encoding urotensin-2B, which translates to MLLGGGNVEKMWSVQLSLGVLTILTMTVYVPSTHGEPFLLQENRVLPERGNTNHEDTLLTLLLNKKLAWRRPENIDWELAKKFEELEQLEKLKDQLSTEEGSEVAYALESLSASQPKKRACFWKYCI; encoded by the exons ATGCTTTTGGGTGGTGGGAACGTGGAGAAGATGTGGTCTGTCCAGCTGTCCCTTGGAGTGCTAACCATCTTGACCATGACCGTGTATGTCCCGTCTACACATGGAGAGCCTTTTTTACTACAAG AGAACCGAGTCCTTCCGGAGAGAGGCAACACAAATCATGAGGACACACTTCTGACTCTGCTCCTTAATAAGAAACTTGCATGGCGGAGACCAGAGAATATTG ACTGGGAGCTGGCAAAGAAATTTGAAGAGCTTGAACAG ctggAGAAGTTGAAGGATCAGCTCTCAACTGAGGAAGGGTCAGAGGTGGCTTATGCCTTGGAAAGTCTCTCAGCATCCCAGCCCAA